TCCTACTACGATTACAGAACGTCCTGAGTAGTCAACACGCTTACCAAGAAGGTTCTGACGGAAACGGCCCTGTTTACCCTTTAACATATCGGAAAGAGATTTTAATGCTCTGTTTCCTGGTCCTGTTACAGGACGGCCACGACGACCGTTATCAATTAACGCATCTACCGCTTCCTGGAGCATACGCTTTTCATTACGGATAATGATATCCGGAGCGCCAAGTTCTAACAATCTCTTAAGACGGTTATTACGGTTGATGATTCTTCTATATAAATCATTTAAATCAGATGTTGCAAAACGTCCACCATCTAACTGAACCATTGGACGGATATCCGGAGGGATAACCGGAACAGCGTCAAGTACCATCCATTCCGGAGAGTTTCCGGACAGACGGAACGCTTCTACAACTTCTAATCTCTTAATATTTCTAGCTTTTTTCTGTCCACTGGCGTTCTTAAGACTCTTCTTAAGTTCTTCTGCTTCTGCTTCAAGATCAATCTCTCCAAGAAGTTCTTTGATTGCCTCAGCACCCATTCCTACGCGGAAGCTTCCAAGACCTTCTTCAGAATCTCTGTACTCCTCTGTAACACGACGGTACTCTGCATCAGAGATAACATCCTTCTTGCTTAAGTTTGTTGTTCCTGGATCAAGAACTACAAAGGAAGCAAAGTATAATACTTTTTCAAGTGCCTTTGGAGACATATCAAGGATTAATCCCATACGGCTAGGGATTCCCTTGAAGTACCAGATATGGGATACCGGAGCTGCAAGCTCGATATGTCCCATTCTCTCTCTTCTTACACTGGCCTTTGTAACTTCTACTCCACATTTATCACAGACAACGCCTTTATAGCGGATCTTTTTATATTTACCACAGTGACATTCCCAGTCCTTGCTTGGTCCGAAAATTCTTTCGCAGAACAGACCATCTTTTTCCGGCTTTAAAGTACGGTAGTTAATGGTTTCCGGCTTTTTTACCTCACCATGAGACCACTGACGAATCAGTTCCGGAGACGCAAGTCCGATCTTAATGGCGTCAAAATTAACCGGCTGTTCAACTGTTTGGTTATTCATATCAGACATAGGTTACTCCTTCCAAACTATCTTACAAATCGGAATCACCGAAAGGCATTCCTGCAAACTCTGGCTGTGCATCCACCTGTCCGGTTTCTTCTTCCAGAGTACTTTCTTTGTAGCCATACTCTCCAAGATTGCTCTCATCCTTATAATTATTATCATCCGGACTGCTCTCAATCACTGAAGTAAGGGATTCATTAATTGTTTCACTGCCTTCCTGAAGCTCAATCTCTGTCATATCTTCTTTTAAGACACGAACGTCAAGAGCGAGGGACTGGAACTCTTTAAGAAGTACCTTAAAGGATTCCGGAATACCAGGTTCAGGAATATTCTCACCTTTGATAATCGCTTCATATGTCTTAACACGACCTACTACATCATCAGACTTCACAGTTAAGATTTCCTGAAGAGTATAGGAAGCACCATAAGCCTCAAGAGCCCAAACCTCCATCTCTCCGAAACGCTGTCCACCGAACTGTGCTTTACCACCCAGTGGCTGCTGTGTTACCAGTGAGTAAGGACCAGTAGAACGTGCATGAATCTTATCATCTACTAAGTGATGCAGCTTCAGATAATGCATGAATCCGATGGAAACTGGTGAATCAAATTCCTGTCCGGTACGTCCGTCACGAAGCTGAACCTTACCGGTACGGTCGATTGGAACACCCTTCCATTCTTCTCTGTGGTCACGGTTATCCCAGAGATATTTCATAATATCATCGTTAACCTTGTCACCCCAGCGTTCTTCAAATTCTTCCCATGTCTTATTGGCATAATCATTAGCCATCTCAAGAGTATCCATAATATCGTTCTCGTCTGCACCATTAAATACCGGTGTTGCTACATTAAATCCAAGCACCTTAGATGCAAGACTTAAATGAAGCTCTAAGACCTGTCCGATGTTCATTCGGGAAGGTACACCTAATGGGTTCAGTACGATATCAAGTGGACGACCATTCGGAAGGAATGGCATATCCTCTACTGGAAGTACACGGGAAACTACACCCTTGTTACCATGACGACCGGCCATCTTATCACCAACAGAAATCTTACGCTTCTGTGCAATGTAAACACGCACAGACTTGTTAACTGTCGGAGGAAGCTCATCGCCATTCTCTCTTGTAAATACCTTTGTGTCCATAACAACACCATAAGCGCCATGTGGAACACGAAGGGAAGTGTCACGAACTTCTCTTGCTTTTTCACCGAAAATAGCACGAAGAAGTCTTTCTTCTGCAGTAAGTTCTGTCTCTCCCTTAGGAGTAACCTTACCTACCAGAATATCTCCGGCATGAACTTCTGCACCGATACGGATGATACCATTCTCATCCAGATCTTTTAATACATCTTCACTCAGTCCTGCAAGATCTCTTGTGATCTCTTCCTGACCAAGCTTTGTATCTCTTGCCTCTGCCTCATATTCTTCGATATGAACAGATGTATATACATCATTCTGTACAAGACGTTCACTTAACAGTACGGCATCCTCGTAGTTATAACCTTCCCAAGTCATAAATCCGATCAGAGGGTTCTTACCAAGAGCCATCTCGCCGCCACATGTAGAAGCACCATCTGCAAGGATATCTCCTGCCTCAACATGGTCTCCCTTATTTACGATTGGTCTCTGATTCATACAGTTACCCTGGTTGCTTCGGGAGAACTTGATTACGTGATACGTATCACGAATTCCGTCTTCTCTCTTTACAATAATCTCTTTACTTGTAGAATACTCAACAGTACCTGCATGATGTGCGATAATACATACACCTGAGTCACGTGCAGCCTTTGCTTCCATACCAGTACCAACAACAGGAACTTCTGTCTTTAACAGAGGTACGGCCTGACGCTGCATGTTTGATCCCATCAGAGCTCGGTTCGCATCATCGTTCTCAAGGAAAGGAATCATAGATGTAGCTACGGAGAATACCATCTTCGGAGATACGTCCATTAAGTCAATTCTTGACTTTCTAAATTCAGATGTTTCCTCTCTGTAACGACCGGAAACGTTTGTATGAATGAAATGTCCTTCTTCATCT
This Anaerobutyricum hallii DNA region includes the following protein-coding sequences:
- a CDS encoding DNA-directed RNA polymerase subunit beta → MEKNRLRPTRIPGSKNIRMSYARQKDVLDMPNLIEVQKDSYKWFLTDGLKEVFEDISPITDYSGQLSLEFVDFQLCREDRKYSIEECKERDATYAAPLKVKVRLHNKETDDFKQHDIFMGDLPLMTETGTFVINGAERVIVSQLVRSPGIYYAISHDKIGKKLYSCTVIPNRGAWLEYETDSNDVFYVRVDRTRKVPVTVLVRALGIGTNAEIKELFGEEPKILKTLEKDTATNYQEGLKKLYEKIRPGEPLSVDSAESLINSMFFDARRYDLAKVGRYKFNKKLMFRNRIAGHRLAQDVLDPSTGEIIFEAGVRLTKEQADTIQNAAVPYVYVETEEKEVKVLSSMMVDITSFVDVDPQEVGVTELVYYPALEKILEEYDDIDEIKAQIRKNINELIPKHITREDILASINYNIHLEYGVGNDDDIDHLGNRRIRAVGELLQNQYRIGLSRLERVVRERMTTQDIESISPQTLINIKPVTAAVKEFFGSSQLSQFMDQHNPLSELTHKRRLSALGPGGLSRDRAGFEVRDVHYSHYGRMCPVETPEGPNIGLINSLATYARINEYGFVEAPYRKVDKSDPQNPVVTDEVVYLTADEEDNYTVAQANEPLDEEGHFIHTNVSGRYREETSEFRKSRIDLMDVSPKMVFSVATSMIPFLENDDANRALMGSNMQRQAVPLLKTEVPVVGTGMEAKAARDSGVCIIAHHAGTVEYSTSKEIIVKREDGIRDTYHVIKFSRSNQGNCMNQRPIVNKGDHVEAGDILADGASTCGGEMALGKNPLIGFMTWEGYNYEDAVLLSERLVQNDVYTSVHIEEYEAEARDTKLGQEEITRDLAGLSEDVLKDLDENGIIRIGAEVHAGDILVGKVTPKGETELTAEERLLRAIFGEKAREVRDTSLRVPHGAYGVVMDTKVFTRENGDELPPTVNKSVRVYIAQKRKISVGDKMAGRHGNKGVVSRVLPVEDMPFLPNGRPLDIVLNPLGVPSRMNIGQVLELHLSLASKVLGFNVATPVFNGADENDIMDTLEMANDYANKTWEEFEERWGDKVNDDIMKYLWDNRDHREEWKGVPIDRTGKVQLRDGRTGQEFDSPVSIGFMHYLKLHHLVDDKIHARSTGPYSLVTQQPLGGKAQFGGQRFGEMEVWALEAYGASYTLQEILTVKSDDVVGRVKTYEAIIKGENIPEPGIPESFKVLLKEFQSLALDVRVLKEDMTEIELQEGSETINESLTSVIESSPDDNNYKDESNLGEYGYKESTLEEETGQVDAQPEFAGMPFGDSDL